GGGGGTCTGCGGAGTGTGTCCCACTCCAGTGGTGCGACCATGTCGGCATGGCTGGTAAATCCGAACCCACCCGGATTCTCATCCTCGGCGGCGGCTATGTAGGCATGTACACGGCACTTCAGCTTCAGTCGAAGCTGGGGCGTCGCGAAGCCTCCGTCACCGTGGTCGACCCTCAGCCGCACATGACCTACCAGCCCTTCCTTCCGGAAGCGGCAGCGGGCTCGGTCGAGCCTCGCCACGTGGTAGCGCCACTGCGACGAGTCCTGAAGCGGTGCCATGTGATCACCGCCAGTGTCACCGAGATCAAGCACGCCGATCAGGTCGTGACGATCGAGAACCCGCAGACAGGCCCCGAAGAGCTTGCCTACGACGTCCTCGTCGTGGCGCTCGGTTCGGTGTCCCGACTTCTGCCCATCCCCGGCCTGGCGGAACAAGGCATCAGCCTCAAGACCGTCGGTGAGGCCATCTACCTGCGCAACCACGTGCTGGCGAAGATGGACGCCGCGGCCAACACCTCCGACGAGGAGCTGCGCAAGCGGCTGCTCACCTTCACCTTCGTCGGCGGCGGATTCGCCGGCGCCGAGGCGTTGGCGGAGCTGGAGGACATGGCCCGCTACGCCACCCGCTACTACGAGTCCATCTCGCCGGAAGACATGCGGTGGGTCCTCGTCGAGGCCGCCGGGCGCGTGATGCCCGAGGTCAGCGAGAAGATGGGCGTCTACGTCGTTAAGGCCCTGGAAGAGCGCGGCATTCAGGTCTACCTGAACACCTTCCTGAAGTCCGTCGAGGGCGGGCACGCCATGCTCTCCGACGGGACCGAGTTCGACACCGACACCTTGGTGTGGAACGCGGGCGTCAAGGCGAACCCGGTGCTCAAGAACACCGACCTGCCGCTCGACGAGCGCGGCCGGATCAAGTCCACCTCGCACCTCCAGGTCGAAGGCCTGCCGGGCGTGTGGGCCGCCGGGGACTGCTCCGCGGTCCCGGACCTGTCGAAGATCGACGACGACCCGAACGCGACCTGCGCCCCGTCCGCGCAGCACGCGGTGCGCCAGGCCAACCAGCTCGGCAAGAACCTGCTG
This window of the Saccharopolyspora gloriosae genome carries:
- a CDS encoding NAD(P)/FAD-dependent oxidoreductase; translated protein: MAGKSEPTRILILGGGYVGMYTALQLQSKLGRREASVTVVDPQPHMTYQPFLPEAAAGSVEPRHVVAPLRRVLKRCHVITASVTEIKHADQVVTIENPQTGPEELAYDVLVVALGSVSRLLPIPGLAEQGISLKTVGEAIYLRNHVLAKMDAAANTSDEELRKRLLTFTFVGGGFAGAEALAELEDMARYATRYYESISPEDMRWVLVEAAGRVMPEVSEKMGVYVVKALEERGIQVYLNTFLKSVEGGHAMLSDGTEFDTDTLVWNAGVKANPVLKNTDLPLDERGRIKSTSHLQVEGLPGVWAAGDCSAVPDLSKIDDDPNATCAPSAQHAVRQANQLGKNLLASLRNKPTKEYRHAYAGSVAGLGLYKGVADVYGFKAKGFIAWFMHRTYHVSRMPTFNRKMRIVIDWTLAFLFKREAVSMGQIQNPKADFERAAAS